The Yersinia intermedia genome window below encodes:
- the alsE gene encoding D-allulose 6-phosphate 3-epimerase, with the protein MKISPSLMCMDLLKFKEQIEFIDQNADYFHIDIMDGHFVPNLTLSPFFVSQVKRIANKPLDCHLMVTRPQDYIAPLAKAGADFITLHPETLNGQAFRLIEEIRSLGMKVGLILNPETSVDSMKYYIHKADKITVMTVDPGFAGQPFIPEMLDKIAELKAWREKNQLNYEIEIDGSCNQATYQLLIEAGADVLIVGSSGLFNHASDIDKAWALMSQQIIHAKSEVLQHA; encoded by the coding sequence ATGAAGATATCTCCCTCCCTGATGTGTATGGATTTGCTGAAGTTTAAAGAGCAGATTGAATTTATTGACCAAAATGCGGACTATTTTCACATCGACATTATGGACGGCCATTTTGTGCCTAACCTGACACTGTCCCCCTTTTTCGTCAGCCAAGTGAAACGTATCGCCAACAAACCACTGGACTGCCACTTAATGGTGACACGCCCGCAGGATTACATTGCGCCTTTAGCAAAAGCAGGCGCAGACTTTATCACGCTGCACCCAGAAACTCTCAACGGGCAAGCATTTCGCTTGATCGAGGAGATCCGCAGTTTAGGGATGAAAGTCGGCCTGATCCTCAATCCAGAAACGTCGGTCGATAGCATGAAATATTACATTCATAAAGCAGACAAAATAACCGTCATGACGGTGGACCCAGGCTTTGCCGGGCAGCCATTTATCCCTGAAATGTTAGATAAAATTGCTGAGCTGAAAGCCTGGCGTGAAAAAAACCAGCTTAATTATGAAATTGAAATTGATGGTTCTTGTAATCAGGCAACTTACCAACTCCTGATTGAGGCTGGAGCCGATGTGCTGATTGTTGGCTCTTCCGGGCTGTTCAATCATGCCTCTGATATCGATAAAGCCTGGGCGCTGATGTCGCAACAAATCATTCATGCCAAGAGTGAGGTGTTACAGCATGCCTAA